ATTTTGGTTTCATTCAGTTTGAATCTCCTGAGGTTGTACTTGTCATGATTTTATTCCCTTATTGTTGTGAACACTGACACATATCTTACCAATCTTAATTTAATGGTGTCTGTGACTGCAGGTGGCTAAGATCGTTGCTGAGACTATGCACAACTACCTCTTATTTGAGCACTTACTGCAAGTTCAGCTTATTCCACCAGAGAGAGTTCATCCAAAAGTGTAAGTGTAGTGTGTAAATTTCGCTTATGAAAATATATTGTCACTGCATTAATGCTGTGTGAAGTTTTTTCATACCATTTTAAGTAAATCATGTACAATATTTTATATAGGAATTTTTTCTACATAAATCCCGTACAAAATCATTACATAGAAACTTGACATAGATTTGACATACTATAAATATAGTAAAGCACTTGGCAATTACAACAAAATACAGGCCTTATGGTTTAAGATTTTAATTgatacatatcagaatttgaatTCTATAATCTTGTCTTGTGAATGCGGTGCTAATAAATTTGAAACTGAGTTTTTTAATTCCTCACATATGTCACAGTTTACATGCATTTGACATGTTTATTATCACAGCTCTCTCTTAACTTTTGTAATAAACTGATGTTCACCTTATTCAGATGGAAAGGTGTTAGCCGCTGGTACACACCTCCTGACTGGGTTCAAATTGAAAGGACACGACACAACAAGGTACATCTATGATAGATATTAGTGTCCGATGCACTCTTGTAGGGGTTCATTTTTTGCAACTTATGTATGTTAGCAAATATGAGATTGTTCTGTGATATTACTTCCAGGAAAGAACGTTAGAGGAGCAGAGGAAATTGGTGGAACGTATCATGAAAAAGGACCAGAAAAGGCGGAAGAGGATTGAGGATGCTGGTATTGATTACGTATGCCCAGAAATTGTAAGAATTCTTTATTCTCTGTCTTTTAAAAGCTCAAATTGCCTTTCGTTTTAATTTTTGATTGCTATCATATTAAATAATGTGATAACTACATGTATATAATTCACAAGCACATAGTTGAAAATGCAATTTGAGCCAAAAATTAAGACTTATATTCTATGACTATCTAATTTAAATGTTATGCACTTGTATGATGTATCTAATTTTAAATAGTATATACTTGTGTACTACAATACTATGGTATACGAGTGTTTACTGTAGTAAGAACTATTATCGAATTCATTTTAAAGCGAAAATTCTAAAACAAGGAATTAGTTACATAATACATACAGATTGTAATTTAACACGTCCAAATGTCTATTACGGTATTACTTGTTCTTCCTCCTGAGTGGGTTGAAGAGTCAAAATGTTTTGGCATTTCGTTCTGAGAGGATGAATTGAATGAATATCGAATTATGTATTTATGTTTATTTAAATTGTTCCTTTTTGACAATTCTCTCCCAATTGGTTGGACCGCAGTGTGTCTAATATATTGAAATTCCATCCAATAAAACAGAAGAGTTCCAAATCTTCAAAATAATAGATAAAATTATTGCAAACAGGGCCATTGCGACACCCATCAGAGGAGCTGTTCCCCATTCAGGATCTACTTTACCATATTATAAATTTAGTGGTTTCAATTAATTCCACACTAACCAAAACATGAACATGAATTTTATCTACTCAGCCAATCTCATGAATTTGCACAGACAAGATGAGGCAGATTGCCTTTCTTTAACAAACTACCAAACTAAGCCAACAACAGCGAATTATCTGAAAAAGCAGCATATGTAAGAAAGAATAGCAGCATAGGTTATTTGCATAGTTGTACTGGAGCTTGTTGACAAACTCTGTGTAGAATAGTAAAAAGTTTACTAACATGTCAATCTTAAAAGCCATTTTTATGAAACCATTGAATCAACAAGTTTAGCCATGATATATTCACAGAGTAGAATGTTGGCAGACTTGACATCGGCATCGCCAAGAATGATATGCATTTGTAGAGCCAGTGTGAAGGTAGTGCAGTCATTTGACTTACCTTCAGCCTGATAGACTATGTAAATGTGGAATTTCCTGGCACATACCAGTATATAGGAAACAATATGTCAGAAATCTTAAATTACCTACCACATGTATTTTCCAGTATCAATTCCTAACTGGAATTTTCAAGTAGACAGGTTATTATGCTTCTCAATCAACTCCCTTGAGAGATACCATATCCCCTTTCTCAATGGCCTTTGTTTTGTAATGACATAAACAATTAATCACTAATTAGAAACATGAATTGTCCATTGTGAGATGGAAATGAGTCCCCATTATGCGTCTCTTTTGCACTTGTAGAGAAGTAGGGGTTGTATGTTTCCCCGGCAATCCCTTTTGTTTATGAAGTGTTAGCATTTAGTAGTTACTAGTTAGTGATGCTCTGTGGTTTTCATAACTTGTAAACTCTCGAAGTTCTTAATAGCCTATGTATACAGAAGGGACTGCTGGTATATGATTATAATATCATCTGCACACTTCGGCTCTTTACATGAATGCAATTTTCTCGCAGGTGGGTAGCAATCAACCTCTTCCAAAGAAGATCAAATTTGCTGATTAGTGTGGTGTTGCTTCGTTGGTTCAGGTCAAAGTATGCAATTAAAAGCAAGGATACTATTGGCAGAAAAACACAACGGAAATGTATAACGAGTTTGTAGGACGTTTTAGCATCTCTGGTATTCTCAGAGTTGCAGAGTTCCTGAAATATTTGGAAGGTTTTAACATGTAGTTACAATGTTTGTATATCTACAACCAAGTCACCTTTCTTTATTTGAACTTTAGACGACTTTTGATAACTTTTGATGCATTATCGAGAACTGATGTGGAGAAGTATGGGCTATTATTTTGTTGTTTCAAACATGGTATCATTGAATGGTGATTTCCTAAAAGAAGCATCTTGTTCTCTGAAAGTAACAAATTTGTAATTTGTGAGTAATCAGCTGGAAAGTACTGAGATGAGCTATGTCAAAATGATGAAAACTAAAATAGAGAGATTAAcgataaaacaaataaaatagtACAAATCTCGATAAATGAATACCCTTGTGGTGAAAATATTTTATTCATTAATTGAGACACTACGTATGTCATTGTCTGTAAGACACAGTGTATGTCATCGTCTACCATGAGTTATGAAGCGGCCTATGCATTCATATGTGAACAGTTACCGTGTCTAGTCCAAGGGTTCTTTATTTGAGGGAAGCAAAATATGTGATAATTTTAAAATAGCTTGACATCTTATTGACACTTAAAGCAGGAAGTGTTTGAAGAGGTTTGTACCGGTGCTTATGCACTATTAAAACTTGAAAGTCAAACGGTAATAAACTTTTCCATTTGACAGAGGATGATACAACATTAGCAGTGTGCAATATACTACTCTACAGGGGGTGCAGGGGAGACTGATTATGTTGAGAGCAGGCAAGGAACATGATGAACAATCTGATTATAAAACCTTTGGCTATTGCGCGCGTCGGAGGAACTGCTTCAGCAACGTGTTCGCTTCTTCTTTGATCATGTATACCTGTCAAGACTGATACGGCTCCTTAATTCTTTTAAATTTAGCTTCCCTGTCTTTTCTCAAAAGAAATGTGGTACGCAAACATGAATCACACAAGCTTATCATGTTGGATTGGTCAACCTGGTCATTCTCTATCGTTTTTCCTGTCACTCACTAGATCCCCAACTAGTCCTTCATCTCTCAGGTTTTCTGGCGTACCTTGCTGCAAGCTTTACTATTTTGCACAAACAGGAAAGACTAAATGTCCGTACATATATAGGTAGTAATACAGACATTTCCTTTTTTGATCATAAACTTCAGAATGTGTTTAGCACGATCTACACATGTACATTTGTTTTTTCTTATGTGTGTAATAGTTTGATTTTAACTGCATATGCACAAGATTTTCTATGAAACAAAGAATCCTTATTGtaaaattatgaataaaatacATTGATGCAAATTATTTTTGAAGTTAGTTGCATATTACTCAATTGCACAAGATTAATATACATAGTACTACTTAAGCAGTCAATGTGAAGTTGAAATTTGCACATGTAGTTTGTCTAGCTAACAGAGTATTGCTAAAACCTAGCCTTGATGTTGCCAAATCAAACTGCAAGACATTATCCTCCAGCTGATGTGTTCCAATAATAATTGGAATCCTCGGATCCTTGCCACCGTCAACAAATCCAAGGCACAACACATTGTTTCCAACTTCAACCATCGAATTTGACCCTGTAATTGTCCACACAACTTTCTCATTCTGCAAAACAAGGTCAATAAATGGAACCTTTGCACCTAACCGGCTACCTAAAACAGTTTTACCATCAAAACACGCACCAAAAGGCGCCACTGATGCAACTCGAGTAATGTTCATGGCTGCAGCCTCCTTTATGAAAGCTGAGGTCACTGCATTGTAAATAGAAGTCCGCATCACGGTGTTAGGATTGCCTGTTGTGAGCTGAGTTCCACCGTTTTGAATAGTTAACAATGCAGTAGCTATCGGCACTACTTTtccgtttattttaatttttttcaccCCAATGAAATATTCAGCTGACAGGTCACCTGACGGATGGGTAAGAATCGGTGTAAATGCCAATATCTTAGAAGCATCAACGTTCGGAAGAAACTTATAAGGAACGTCTCCGAATATTATAACACCATTAGATGATGTTGAAGATGGAAGACACATAGCAAATTGTCTTTTAAAACTTGATCTAGCAGCAAGTTGAGAAGAAAGTGAAACTCGAGTCCGTCCCAAACCAGCTGAGCCAACTGCATCACTAGCAAGCTCTTCCAGAAGAGAAGAAGGTGCACAAAGCGAAACAAAATTTGGTATGGTAAAAACAGGGCCAGGTCTTGATCCATCAGTCGATATGATATTAACAACATCAGTGACAACATCATCATAAGTAACAGTTCGAGTGACGGGGTTTTCAGGACTAGCACCACAAATGTTGTTCCTGCAGCCATCCGCATCGGCCAATGCACATTGAGCCGCGCCACATTTAGGGCGGCGAATGGAGGAAGAAATGAAATTGTTGTAGCAATCAACCCAAAGTTGGCGGCCTCCAAGTGACACAACAAGAGTTGTAGGGACCAGAGGAGTTCTTTGGTTAATTTCTGTCAAAAATTGTTGCGTTTTCGGATCCTTCGAGACGGGTAAGAGTAAGGCACGAGGGCGAAAAGATTGTTGAGCAGAAGCCAATGAGAGGAGCAGTGAGGAGAAGAGAATAAAATGGATGAATGAAGACATGGTTTTGAGAGTGGATATGATGAAAAGGTGTTGAGATCAGTTGCATATATACTAGATGAAGCACCCAATATACATCTGTTTTTGTATGGTCAAAGTTGGTATAATAAGAACATGTCAAAATCTAGACAAATTGATTATTCTATAGTTTTGACAATTGCCACTTGGAAGCGCCTACTGTATTTGCTATTGGTTTTTATTACAAGATGTGGATGTGATATGTACCAACTTAGAAGGGTTGATTTATCTTCTTGTAAAACAGTAGCATACTTTCAATTAAAATTATATGTTATtcctgttattcatatttggtaaTTATTTTTTGATAATGATACATAATATATTTATGATAAATGTCACGTATCATTGTAAAATGATTTTAACAATCAATTCAGGATAACTAGCATTACTATAATGATATCTTACATTTACTTATTTATTGATGATTCCGAATAATAATTTAGTTTGAACCTAAAATTATCAAGGAAAAGTATGGACAAGTAGTAAAGCTTATGCCTTACTGTTGTGCCCTGGCCCAGAAGAGGGTGATAAAATCAGCCGCCGGGCCTGCATGGGGCATGAAGAGAGAGAACTGAAGGCGGTGCAGTTGCACCCCAAGAGGTTGATTTATTAGACGCGGAGACGCCATAACCGAACAACTTGAATTGCTTAATAATGCAGTCTAATAATATCATCATATATTTCAGCTCATTCTCAGCACCTGCTCAGTGTCTGCGAGCAAGTGCAGTGACATCACCAAATAATGCTACCAACCgtataacttaaaatgaataaataatttataagtggtaagtaaaaaatatttataaattatatacgtgtttggataatttcaaataaatcaaaataaataacttataaatataatcatattatttcatcaattttagattagattaacatttaaaaatatatttttttaaattaaaattattaaaaacgcaaaaaatcaaaataaaacaAAGTAcatcgttactaacattcaacttaatCAGCTTATAAGTTAAAAATCTCACTTATAAATTAGGTACACAAACACTCAAACTACCTAGGGCTTATAAGTCAATAACTGACTTATAAGATGTGACCAAACAGGCCCAACAATGTCTATTTTGTCGTGTTATTTTATTATCCAAAAATCTAAAAATAagttatttaaaaattaaaataaataattgacTTATAAATAATAAGTAGATAGATATTATATAAGTATTATTTATAAGTCAGAAATTTTTATACTttaataaactaaaataaataatttttatttagcaattttttttaaatacaattattttaattcataaattttaagttaaaaaacatttacaaacatatatttaaaataaaaattaataaaaaattgtAGATATGACATATTATTAGCATTGTAGTTTGGCATCCCAAACTACTGCGAATTTTAACAATTATTAGCAATTCTCGGCGCCGACCCATGAACATCTTACCAATTCCATAAAATACTAACACCCTTACAGTTACTGGAGCTTCTTTAGATACATACTAGGGTCTAAAATGGAAATGATCTTAAAAGTTATTCACATAATGCATTTCTTAAGTATCATAAAGATTCAAactttaaaaaaatcaaattatatCTCTTAAATTTAACTTTGACATTTATTATGCATTGGTTATAGAAATTTCACTGGATTGGAATTTtaaacaaaaaatagttcaagtagattttatattttccaaatattaataaaaattagacTTTTAAGTTTACTAgctataaaattaaaaattttgaattttcaAATCATACAATtgattttatttttgattttccTTTTAAAACGTTAATGCCAATATTTTATTATTCtattaaattaattttgtaaaatTACCTTAAATTATATACTTAAATTTCCTTTTAGTAGAATTATAAAGTTTTgaaaattaatattataatataaaaactGAAACATAAATTAATAGTATAGTTTGAAAATTTAGAATTAAGTATTTTATAGTTGGTAtacttaaaattttatttttaataatatttgaaaattataaaatttatttcaaTTCTTTTTACTGAAATTTCAATTTCACCCTCGATTCAATGAAATTATGATATGGGATGCATTTATATAATAAATGTTAAAGTTAAGATAAGAGATGGAAATTGATTTTCCCAAAATTGGggtttattttaattttgaatgATATTTGGGGGTGTGATATGCAAGTACCTGTTAGCTTAATATTCATAGAGATGTAAATAAACAAATTGAACCGAGTTTTGTATAGGTCGAGCTTtgtttagttttttttttataaattaaatgaGTTAGAGTCGAGTTTTTTATTGAactgaaaatgatttttaaaatcaGTTCATTATTTTTAAGACCGGCTTGTTATTAAAGCGGAGTTAAacactaatttttttttttgaagttAAAGTACTTGCTTTTATTAAATTGAATCGATGATCAACGCATCACGAATACAATCAGGAGGGGTATCAACCCACTCATGGACACCTGACATAGAATAAGTAGCTCTTGCTAACTCATGAGTCACTATATTCGCAGACCTCGGGACATAGTCTACTAGCACTTCGTCATAGTGCTTAAATAATTCCATACAATCTAACATAATTAAGTGGAAGTAGGTATTTCCTTGGACGCCTTGACATGCCCCTTCAAGCTCTTTCGCATCCGTCTCAAATACACACCGTTTATAGCCCAAATTTTTAACCCATGATAGAGCTTCTTTAAGGCCAAGAGCTTCAGTTTCTCGAGGACTATATAACCCTTACAACTTTTGATTTCGAGCTCGGATAAACTGACCATGTTCGTTTCTAATCACACTTCCTACTCCAGTACTATTCCATTCAGAAAAGATAGCAGCATCAGTGTTCACCTTGATCCATCCTTGCTGTGGGCTACGCCATCTCGTCGAAACACCTCTGTGACTCCTATCTTCTGCACACTTCTGATTCCACTCATGCATCATGTTCCTTGCTGTTGCTTGAATACTAAATTCCGAGCCACTTATCTTGTCCCATACCCACCGATTTCTTCGGTTCCAGAGgttccaacatatcaacaacAACAATGCAAAACTTTTGCGGGAGCATTTTTCTGCAAGTTGATGTAATATATCAGCAATGTGTCCTTCATATCCCGTCGTACTAACCTCTTTTAGACCCACCTGGCTCCATACTGACCGTGTGAATGAGCAATCAAACATTACATGAGTTGCATCTTCATCCTTAACTAAACACCATGAGCACTTAGTATTAATTTGCACTCGCTTCATAACTAGAGCAGTAGCAGTCAGCAAACATCCACGACAGATACGCCAAGCAAAATTAATCACCTTACCTGGTAGTTCCAATGCCCAGATTTTCTTCCAAAACGCTGCATCTGTCTATTGTTGGTCACCCTACAGTGCTCTATAGCAGCTTTTCACAGAAAACATCCCAGACTTTTCCAACCTCCATACCCACGAATCAGCCCTACTTTGATATGGGATTAGAATACTTTTAATCATCTGTGCATCACGTTCATTGCAAATATCATTCAATACCTCTTCGTCCCAACTTCTCCTCCCAGTCTCCATTAAACTTACCACCCGGATATGCTCCAATTCATGGGGCATGTTAGTGGTAAAAAAACCATCGTTATCCCCTGGCAACCACGGTATATGCCACACAGTAGTCTGCTCGCCATCTCCTATCCTTCTTCTACTCCCTTGCTTAACCATATCCTTAGCCGCAAAAATACTCCCGAGCCTGCAAGAAATCACATTTTGGGAAATACTTTGCCTTCATAATACTCGTAACCCAAGGATTCTGATTGTTAAGCAACCTCCAACCCTGCTTTGCTAACATAGCAATGTTGAATTTGTTTAATTCCTTGAATCCCAAATCTCCTCCCTCTTTAGCAGAACACATCTTCTCCCATGACAGCCATCTAATCCCCTTGCTTGATCCTCCGCTTCCCCACCAGAATGAATTCATTTGCTTTTGAATCTGATTACATATCTCCTGTGGTATTAATAACAGACTCATCCAAAAATTTGGAATTGTTTGTGCCGCAGTTTTTAATAACACCAGTTTTCCTCCTTTTGAAATTGGCTTATTACTCCATCCTGCCAATTTAGAACTGATACGCTCCACCAAAAACTTAAAAGTGTTATTTTTTCTTCTCCCAATATACATTGGTAACCCCAAATAATTACCAGGAACACCTACTTCATTTACCTGCAGCGTTTCACAAATCTCCCTCCTCCTCATTCTTGTAGTATTTGGACTAAACACCACATTTGATTTTCCAAAGTCTATCGCCTGTCCTGATAACCTCTCGTATTTCAGTAAGATGTTTTTCATAATTGATGCTTCAGTTTTTGTAGCTCTAAAGAAAAAATAAGAGTCATCTGCAAATAATAAATGTGACACTGGAGGTGCCCTTCGAGCAATCGAACACCCATGCAGCAAACCCATTTCCTCATGTCTTCGAATCATAGAGCTCAAACCTTCTGCACATAATATATACAAATAAGGCGATATAGGATCGCCTTGTCTAATATCACGTTGAGGTTGAACATCACCAAAAATCTCTCCATCATGAACAAAACTGTATGAAACTGTTCTGACACATGCCATTACACGATCTCTCCAAACATCGTTAAATCCAAATTTTTGCATCATAGCTTCCAAAAAGTGCCACTCCAGTCTATCATAGGCTTTGGACACATCAATTTTAAAGCTCACCACTCCATTCTCTCATTGTCTTTTCCGCTGGATGTAATGATTCAATTCAAACGCAACTAATGCATTATCTGTGAGCAACCGACCTTCTACAAAAGCACTCTGTGTTGCTGATATCAACATAGGCAAATAGACCTTCAGTCGATTTGCCAAGACTTTTGACACAATCCTGATGAGTACATTACATAATGAAATTGGACGTAAGTCAGTCACTCTTTGAGGCTGTTTAACTTTTGGAATTAAGCACACAACTGTTTTATTGGCAACAGGTGGTAATTCCCCTGTAATCATAAAGTGCTGACAATATCTTACCACATCTTCTCCTACCACACTTCATTATGTCTGAAAAAAGCAAGGGTTCAAACCATCAATACCCGGTGATTTATCTGGGTGCATCGAGAATTAGCATTCTTCACTTCTTCTTTTGTAATTGGCATAGTAAGCTCTTCATTCTGCGTTACTGAAACTTGCTTTACTACCTCTCGTTCAGATATTGTTTCAGATGTTCCTTCACTTTTGAATAATGCAGAAAAGTAATCTCCAATGATCTGTCGAATCTCTTCCTTACTCTCCTTCCATTCCCCATCTGCGTCCTGCAACTTtgtaatttgattttgtttcttTCGTCCCGTCGCAAATCTATGAAAAAACTTTGTATTCTGGTCTCCCTCTCGGAGCCAGAACTATTTTGATCTTTGTTTCCAGTACACCTCCTGTTTCTCCAGTAACTTCAAATACAAATCTCGAGCTTCTTCATACTGCTGAATCCCATATCTTTCTCTTCTTGACCTGAGCCTCTGCATATTAGTTCTACATTTCTTTATCTGATTTCGTAGCTCCTGAACTAAACCTCCTCCCCATTCTTCTAACTTCAAACTCACAtactccattttcttcataataTTCCAGCCATCAGCCTCAATCCAACTATCTTTCACAATCTTAGAACACTGATCCTCTCTAACCCAACAGTTTTCGAATCGAAACCTTTTTATATCCGGAACATACACCATTTGATTCAGCTCCAAAAAAAGAGGAAGATGATCTGAAGTAGAAACCTCCAATACCTTTACTTCTGCCCGTGGGAATAACCTCTGCCATGCAGAATTTTCCAAACCTCTATCTAAGCGTATTTGCATCCAATTAGGGGTCCCCCTTGATCTTTCCCACGTAAACTCATTACCACTGAAGCCTAAATCAGTTAACGCACATTCATTTACCACATTTCTGAATCCCTCCATCAACCCCCGAGGCTGTGGTGTTCCCCCACACTTTTCATGATCAAACATGATATCATTAAAATCCCCAAGTATGCACCATGGTAAAGTAGACTAACCTGCTAAATTTCTCAGCAACTCCCATGACTCTTGTCTTCGTTGTCGTTCGGGGCATCCATAAAATCCTGTATATCTCCACCGTCCGACTTGATCATACACTACCTAATAATCTATATAATGTTTATTACTTCCTTTTATTTCAACTCCTCCGTCATTTTTCCAGATAAGTGCCAATCCACCTCCATGGTTCTGAGCATCGACTACAAAACATCCTGCATAATGTATTGCCTTACAAATctcttcaatttttctttttttACTAATATTTCTGACAGAAAAATAAGATTTGACCTAAGTTGTTTAACGATTTCTTTGAGAAATCGAACTGCTCGTGGTTTGGCCATTCCACGACAGTTCCACGATAAGCAACTCATAATCCTCGGCGGGCCTGGATTCCAGGACCCGCCCCATACAAGTTTTTTGGATCGCTAACTTCCATTTCCTTACTCCCCTCTTCATATAGTAGCCCATCCGTTTGCATTAAACTTGGTCCATAATCCAACTGGGTATGGCTCATTTCTGTTCTTCTCCTTTTTGTATCTAGTATGGTATTAATACTTCCCGCCTTTTCACTTAAATTCAAAATATTCCCTTCCTTATCCACACTCTCCTGATTTTTTGGTGTAACAACTACTGCAAAATTATCTCTATGATTTTCTCTAACCACCCCTTCAATCTCCTTGAATCTCGCCACCTCTTCCGAGTTGTTACCTCCACTTCCATGGCTCCGTGTACTATCACCACCTTCCGACCACCGTCCTACGCCGTTCATATTTCGTAACCACCGTGCACCCACCCCTTATTTTCGAAACCAAACCGCCCCCGCCCGATCAAGTACCAGCTGCTTCCCCTACCCTGCGCCCTGAGCCAAGTACTGTATGCACGTTCAACTTCCTTCTCCGGATGTGCATAGAGGACATTACATTCTCGCTATGTATGTCCAATGATGCCACAGACAAAACAAAAATTTCCCATCCTTTCATACTTAAAATTTATCCAGTTCCAGGATCCTCCTTCACGTTTAATCTTCATACGCCTCTTTAAAGGCCTTTGTACGTCTA
This sequence is a window from Apium graveolens cultivar Ventura chromosome 9, ASM990537v1, whole genome shotgun sequence. Protein-coding genes within it:
- the LOC141687024 gene encoding putative RNA-binding protein C1827.05c, which gives rise to MVSKLKKTTLRKQQKKKVNKIAASAKKVQAAATATAAADFLPLEGGPARKIPVSEKKSEDKANVLYIGRIPHGFYEDEMEAFFKQFGAIKRLRIARNKKTGKSKHFGFIQFESPEVAKIVAETMHNYLLFEHLLQVQLIPPERVHPKVWKGVSRWYTPPDWVQIERTRHNKERTLEEQRKLVERIMKKDQKRRKRIEDAGIDYVCPEIVGSNQPLPKKIKFAD
- the LOC141687256 gene encoding putative aspartic proteinase GIP2; the encoded protein is MSSFIHFILFSSLLLSLASAQQSFRPRALLLPVSKDPKTQQFLTEINQRTPLVPTTLVVSLGGRQLWVDCYNNFISSSIRRPKCGAAQCALADADGCRNNICGASPENPVTRTVTYDDVVTDVVNIISTDGSRPGPVFTIPNFVSLCAPSSLLEELASDAVGSAGLGRTRVSLSSQLAARSSFKRQFAMCLPSSTSSNGVIIFGDVPYKFLPNVDASKILAFTPILTHPSGDLSAEYFIGVKKIKINGKVVPIATALLTIQNGGTQLTTGNPNTVMRTSIYNAVTSAFIKEAAAMNITRVASVAPFGACFDGKTVLGSRLGAKVPFIDLVLQNEKVVWTITGSNSMVEVGNNVLCLGFVDGGKDPRIPIIIGTHQLEDNVLQFDLATSRLGFSNTLLARQTTCANFNFTLTA
- the LOC141686289 gene encoding uncharacterized protein LOC141686289, with amino-acid sequence MFDHEKCGGTPQPRGLMEGFRNVVNECALTDLGFSGNEFTWERSRGTPNWMQIRLDRGLENSAWQRLFPRAEVKVLEVSTSDHLPLFLELNQMVYVPDIKRFRFENCWVREDQCSKIVKDSWIEADGWNIMKKMEYVSLKLEEWGGGLVQELRNQIKKCRTNMQRLRSRRERYGIQQYEEARDLYLKLLEKQEVYWKQRSK